Proteins from a single region of Acidianus ambivalens:
- a CDS encoding FAD-binding oxidoreductase codes for MEELLDIEHSKEEREDFAGYKISPTMIFFPKNESEVVRIVKYAYTHNIPIVPWGSGSSLTGATACKDCILVDLSKMDKILEINDVDWYVRVQPGVKLIDLYEAVESKGFFFPPDPASFFLCTVGGAISEGSGGMRGVKYGPFREWVLSLRVVLPTGEVVKAGEPLRKNRAGYDLTHLFVGSEGTLGIITEAWLRIIPKPRKKIYTVKVLLPDFSTVAENIIGIRKARILPEFSEYIDADVIRALNRNLNAGLEEPEGGMLLISIEEDQLQDLLKVLKGKVEVLEGDEAERLYSLRSQAAIAVKAETRTFYAEDIVVPISKLPEAIAKLNEIARKHNTKFYIISHIGDGNLHPNIVVDDEKEKEEIFNEIAKVAIDLGGSVTGEHGVGIQKAKMMSEQIKSHNGERVLDLMMEIKKMLDPKDIMNPDKYVELAYKFK; via the coding sequence ATGGAAGAACTACTCGATATAGAGCATTCAAAAGAGGAAAGAGAAGATTTTGCAGGCTATAAAATTTCTCCTACAATGATTTTCTTTCCAAAAAACGAAAGTGAGGTAGTTAGGATAGTTAAATATGCTTATACTCATAATATTCCTATAGTGCCCTGGGGTTCGGGTAGTAGTTTAACTGGAGCTACAGCATGTAAAGATTGTATTCTTGTAGATTTATCAAAAATGGATAAAATTCTTGAAATAAATGATGTGGATTGGTACGTAAGAGTTCAACCTGGAGTTAAACTCATTGATCTTTATGAAGCAGTAGAAAGCAAAGGATTCTTTTTCCCTCCAGATCCCGCAAGTTTCTTCTTATGTACAGTTGGAGGAGCGATTTCTGAAGGTTCTGGTGGAATGAGAGGAGTAAAATATGGTCCTTTTAGGGAGTGGGTTCTTTCGCTGAGAGTAGTATTGCCTACCGGAGAAGTTGTGAAAGCAGGAGAACCGTTAAGGAAGAATAGGGCAGGATATGATTTAACTCACTTGTTTGTAGGTAGCGAAGGTACACTTGGGATAATAACTGAAGCTTGGCTCAGAATAATCCCAAAACCTAGGAAGAAGATTTACACTGTGAAAGTCTTATTGCCAGATTTTAGTACCGTTGCGGAGAATATTATAGGCATAAGGAAAGCTAGAATTTTACCGGAGTTTTCAGAATATATAGACGCAGACGTAATAAGGGCATTAAACAGGAACTTAAATGCCGGCCTTGAAGAGCCTGAAGGAGGAATGCTTCTAATCTCAATAGAAGAAGACCAATTGCAAGACTTATTAAAGGTGCTTAAAGGTAAAGTAGAAGTTTTAGAAGGAGATGAGGCTGAAAGACTTTATTCCTTAAGATCTCAAGCGGCAATTGCAGTTAAGGCAGAAACTAGGACTTTTTACGCTGAGGACATAGTAGTCCCCATCTCTAAATTGCCAGAAGCTATAGCAAAGTTAAATGAAATTGCGAGGAAGCATAACACTAAGTTCTACATTATCTCGCACATAGGTGACGGTAACTTACACCCTAACATTGTTGTAGACGATGAAAAAGAGAAGGAAGAAATATTTAATGAAATAGCTAAAGTTGCAATAGACTTAGGAGGCTCAGTAACTGGAGAGCATGGAGTAGGAATACAAAAAGCTAAAATGATGTCAGAACAGATAAAAAGCCATAACGGTGAGAGAGTTCTAGACTTAATGATGGAAATTAAGAAAATGCTAGATCCAAAGGATATAATGAATCCTGACAAGTATGTAGAATTGGCGTATAAATTTAAGTAA
- a CDS encoding APC family permease, producing MSKEKEESHYQEPKRVIGLKDLVFLSVGGQSPFLSILTYGVAAFLYGSYFAPIAIVIGTILVLLNGMVIYKLSTRYTKSGGYYTYAYYSLTKRLGFETGWIYLVYSVLYGSAYVLGATFVLHHVLHINPWIIALTIFGVSSIFALTGIKPSAKYAIVASVIEIGIMATLAVLFLKSTSFTFYNPFNYHISFGMLALAILFGAGIPTGYGSITPLSGEVKDPKRTVPLAIVIVILLGGLLAAFDVYAIGDHLLYYHISPTSTDLLSLIESRFGIITFAFVIFAAANDGILATLSFMLATSRTAYAMSTHGFLPSIFSKFESERGPIFASLLTIVLYLITIVSSLYLAGLRPYLAFEEVAEIAVLSNLLVHIAADSSLFKISLKRFNKRLVEISLALAAIGITAWNMIETISSTTPVLVYIFMTFIIMGFLAAEVIEMEREEQQQED from the coding sequence ATGAGTAAGGAAAAGGAAGAGTCTCATTATCAAGAGCCTAAGCGTGTAATAGGATTAAAGGACCTGGTTTTCCTAAGCGTTGGCGGGCAATCTCCTTTCTTAAGCATATTAACGTACGGTGTTGCAGCTTTCCTTTACGGAAGTTATTTCGCTCCTATTGCAATAGTTATAGGAACTATCCTAGTTCTACTCAACGGAATGGTAATTTACAAGCTGTCAACTAGGTACACAAAATCTGGAGGATATTATACATATGCTTATTACTCCTTAACGAAAAGATTAGGGTTTGAAACAGGTTGGATATACTTAGTTTATTCAGTATTATACGGTTCAGCTTACGTATTAGGCGCCACATTTGTTTTACATCACGTACTTCATATAAACCCTTGGATAATAGCGTTAACAATTTTTGGAGTTTCATCAATTTTTGCCTTGACCGGAATAAAACCTTCAGCAAAATACGCTATTGTAGCTAGCGTAATAGAAATAGGAATAATGGCCACATTAGCCGTCTTATTCCTAAAATCTACTTCCTTTACTTTCTATAATCCCTTTAATTATCACATATCGTTTGGAATGTTAGCTTTGGCTATACTATTCGGTGCGGGTATTCCGACTGGTTATGGTTCAATTACTCCTTTATCCGGAGAAGTTAAGGACCCTAAAAGGACTGTTCCTTTAGCAATAGTTATTGTAATTCTCTTAGGCGGATTATTGGCAGCATTTGACGTTTATGCAATAGGAGATCATTTACTTTACTATCATATTAGCCCAACTTCTACCGATCTTCTCTCTTTAATTGAAAGTAGGTTCGGCATAATTACTTTTGCTTTCGTAATCTTTGCAGCAGCAAATGATGGAATATTAGCAACATTGTCATTTATGCTTGCTACTTCTAGAACAGCTTATGCAATGTCAACTCATGGTTTCCTTCCAAGCATATTCTCTAAGTTTGAAAGCGAAAGAGGACCAATATTTGCATCATTATTAACAATAGTACTTTACTTAATTACGATAGTTAGTTCACTATATCTAGCCGGGCTAAGACCTTATTTAGCATTTGAAGAAGTAGCAGAAATAGCTGTTCTTTCCAATTTATTAGTACATATTGCAGCTGACTCTTCACTTTTCAAGATCTCATTAAAGAGATTTAATAAGAGGTTAGTCGAAATTTCCTTAGCTTTAGCCGCAATAGGTATAACTGCTTGGAACATGATTGAGACTATAAGCTCCACTACTCCCGTCTTAGTGTACATATTTATGACGTTCATAATAATGGGCTTCTTGGCCGCAGAAGTTATAGAGATGGAAAGGGAAGAACAACAGCAAGAAGATTAA
- a CDS encoding MFS transporter, translating to MDRVSIITFVVVLGTMMAAIDSTIVILALPVMLQCLHTDLLTLIWVILVYLLTAAVLTTQLGRLGDRMGRGKIYNLGFLIFTIGSAFCGVSPNANFLISSRVVQAIGASMLQANSGAIIADNYPPNRRGKAYGYTSIGWNVGAILGIILGGILTTFVGWRYIFYINVPIGIIAIILGLRVIKDSRIVNAKFDILGVLILAFSLILITYGASEIAGVGITTFNLFLIIAGILSLFPFYLVEKRQPFPVIDFKVFRNRVLTASLLASFLQSAGYLATAFILIMYLQGIRGLTPFNASLLLVPGYVLASMVGPITGRLSDKIGARIPATIGIGLMIIASFIYSNLTLTTPYYVIVVTSIIGGLGSSFFYPANNSAIMSNAPRSIYGGISGIMRTLANIGILISYVIAISIASISIPRYVAFEVFLGTYSLGGLSSKFLIGIHSAFYASIAILSIALVLSAIRGKEERSYLS from the coding sequence ATGGATAGAGTTTCGATCATTACATTTGTGGTAGTTCTTGGAACAATGATGGCCGCAATTGATTCTACTATTGTGATTCTTGCATTACCAGTAATGTTGCAATGCCTTCATACTGATTTACTAACTCTCATTTGGGTAATTTTAGTCTACTTATTAACCGCCGCAGTTCTAACTACTCAGTTAGGTAGGCTAGGAGACAGAATGGGAAGAGGAAAGATATACAATTTAGGATTTCTTATATTCACTATAGGTTCAGCCTTTTGCGGTGTTTCGCCTAATGCAAACTTTCTCATTTCCTCTAGAGTTGTTCAAGCTATAGGTGCGTCAATGTTACAAGCTAATAGCGGTGCAATAATTGCCGATAATTATCCTCCAAATAGGAGAGGAAAAGCTTATGGTTATACTTCAATAGGTTGGAACGTTGGCGCAATTTTAGGAATAATTCTAGGAGGAATTTTAACTACCTTTGTAGGTTGGAGATATATATTTTATATAAACGTTCCTATAGGAATTATAGCTATCATCTTAGGCTTAAGGGTAATTAAAGATTCAAGAATAGTAAATGCAAAGTTCGATATTTTAGGAGTTCTTATCTTAGCCTTCTCTCTTATTTTAATAACTTATGGTGCGTCAGAAATTGCTGGGGTTGGTATTACTACTTTTAATTTATTCTTGATAATTGCTGGAATTTTATCATTATTTCCATTTTACTTAGTAGAGAAAAGACAACCTTTTCCGGTAATTGACTTTAAAGTGTTTAGAAATAGAGTACTTACTGCTTCGCTTTTAGCGTCTTTTTTGCAAAGTGCAGGTTACTTAGCCACAGCGTTTATTCTAATTATGTACTTACAAGGAATTAGAGGATTAACTCCTTTCAATGCATCATTATTGCTTGTTCCTGGATACGTTTTAGCTAGCATGGTAGGCCCTATTACCGGTAGGCTTTCAGACAAAATAGGTGCAAGAATTCCTGCAACGATAGGAATTGGATTAATGATTATCGCATCTTTTATCTACTCTAACCTTACTTTAACTACTCCTTACTATGTAATAGTAGTTACGTCAATAATTGGAGGTCTCGGTTCATCATTTTTCTACCCGGCTAATAATAGCGCTATAATGTCAAATGCTCCTAGAAGCATTTACGGAGGAATTTCTGGAATAATGAGAACGTTAGCAAACATAGGGATACTAATAAGTTACGTCATTGCCATTTCCATTGCATCAATTTCAATACCTAGGTATGTCGCATTTGAAGTGTTTTTAGGAACTTATTCTCTAGGAGGACTGAGCAGTAAATTCTTAATCGGAATACATTCAGCTTTTTATGCTTCAATAGCAATTCTTTCAATTGCTCTAGTGCTTTCTGCAATTAGAGGAAAGGAAGAGAGGAGTTATTTAAGTTAA
- a CDS encoding 2-oxoacid:acceptor oxidoreductase family protein yields MRWEIILRGRGGMGVVTAGETLVKAAVKEGKYGQSIPFFGGERRGAPVVSYVRLSDEPIYIHREIYNSDLVAVFDTSLFNIMNPLEGLKEDGILLLNTKTPKKLWKNTFYVDAVEIADKLNLSIAGWKLVNMPMVGAIAKVTGMIKIDSVVEAIEEEFSGKLGKLNAEAAKLGYEMVSKYD; encoded by the coding sequence ATGAGATGGGAGATTATTTTAAGAGGAAGAGGAGGAATGGGTGTTGTAACTGCTGGAGAAACCTTAGTTAAAGCTGCAGTAAAAGAAGGAAAATACGGTCAATCAATTCCATTTTTCGGAGGAGAAAGAAGAGGAGCACCGGTAGTTTCTTACGTAAGACTTTCAGATGAACCAATTTATATTCACAGAGAAATTTATAATTCAGACCTTGTAGCAGTTTTCGATACTTCATTATTTAACATAATGAATCCTCTAGAAGGGCTTAAAGAAGACGGAATTCTTTTGCTTAACACTAAGACACCTAAGAAGCTATGGAAAAATACGTTTTACGTGGATGCGGTGGAGATAGCAGATAAATTAAACTTATCCATTGCCGGGTGGAAATTAGTAAACATGCCAATGGTAGGGGCAATAGCTAAAGTTACTGGAATGATAAAAATTGACTCTGTTGTTGAAGCAATAGAAGAGGAGTTTTCAGGAAAGCTGGGAAAATTAAACGCTGAAGCCGCAAAATTAGGTTATGAGATGGTGAGTAAATATGATTAA